A portion of the Longimicrobium terrae genome contains these proteins:
- a CDS encoding LURP-one-related/scramblase family protein: MARYKMRQHLLSIGEDFTIEDESGRAVYKVDGKVLTIRETFEITDMHGREVATVREKKLAIRDSMKILRGGETLATVKKALISPFRDRFSVDVEGGDDLDIEGSLMDHEYTIRRGEDVVARVSKSWFSLRDTYGIDIAAGQDEGLVLAVAVALDEMVHDPDEKK, from the coding sequence ATGGCGCGATACAAGATGCGGCAGCACCTGCTTTCCATCGGCGAAGACTTCACCATCGAGGATGAAAGCGGGCGCGCCGTCTACAAGGTGGACGGCAAGGTGCTCACCATCCGCGAAACGTTCGAGATCACCGACATGCACGGCCGCGAGGTGGCCACCGTGCGCGAAAAGAAGCTCGCCATCCGCGACAGCATGAAGATCCTGCGCGGGGGCGAAACGCTCGCCACGGTCAAGAAGGCGCTCATTTCGCCGTTCCGCGACCGCTTCAGCGTGGACGTGGAGGGCGGCGACGATCTGGACATCGAGGGAAGCCTGATGGACCACGAGTACACCATCCGCCGCGGTGAGGACGTCGTTGCGCGCGTGTCCAAGTCGTGGTTCTCCCTTCGCGACACGTACGGCATCGACATCGCCGCCGGGCAGGATGAGGGGCTGGTGCTGGCCGTCGCCGTCGCGCTGGACGAGATGGTGCACGACCCGGACGAGAAGAAGTAG
- a CDS encoding aldo/keto reductase, whose protein sequence is METRRIGSLDASVVGLGCNNFGARTDAAGTARVVDAALDAGINFFDTADIYSKGVSEELLGRALGPRRSRILIASKFGHEMDEQRRGARPEYVRRAVEDSLRRLGTDVIDLYQLHKPDASVPIADTLGALDELVRAGKVREIGCSNFSVDQLREAEEAVRGGGARFVSVQNEYSLIRREPEQDGVLAECERTDVAFIPYFPLASGLLTGKYRRGAPVPTDTRIGEGGRYGSLLSEQNLEIVERLIGFAEGRGHTILDLAFSWLLARPAVASVIAGATRPEQVHANAAAAGWKLTADELREVDALLAA, encoded by the coding sequence ATGGAAACGCGGCGGATTGGCTCACTGGACGCCTCGGTGGTGGGGCTGGGATGCAACAACTTCGGCGCGCGCACGGACGCGGCGGGAACCGCGCGGGTGGTGGACGCGGCGCTGGACGCGGGGATCAACTTCTTTGACACGGCCGACATCTACAGCAAGGGCGTCAGCGAGGAACTGCTGGGCCGCGCGCTGGGCCCCCGGCGTTCGCGGATTCTGATCGCCAGCAAGTTCGGCCACGAGATGGATGAACAGCGGCGCGGCGCCCGCCCCGAGTACGTGCGGCGGGCGGTGGAAGACAGCCTGCGGCGGCTGGGGACGGACGTGATCGACCTGTACCAGCTGCACAAGCCGGACGCGTCCGTTCCCATTGCCGACACGCTGGGCGCGCTGGACGAACTGGTGCGCGCCGGCAAGGTGCGGGAGATCGGCTGCAGCAACTTTTCGGTGGATCAGCTGCGCGAGGCGGAGGAGGCGGTGCGCGGCGGCGGCGCGCGGTTCGTGAGCGTGCAGAACGAGTACAGCCTGATCCGCCGCGAGCCGGAGCAGGACGGCGTGCTGGCGGAGTGCGAGCGTACGGACGTGGCCTTCATTCCGTATTTTCCGCTCGCGAGCGGGCTGCTGACGGGCAAGTACCGCCGCGGCGCGCCCGTGCCCACCGACACGCGCATCGGCGAGGGCGGACGGTACGGCAGCCTGCTTTCGGAGCAGAACCTGGAGATCGTGGAGCGGCTGATCGGCTTTGCCGAGGGGCGCGGGCACACGATTCTGGACTTGGCGTTCTCGTGGCTGCTGGCGCGGCCGGCGGTGGCGTCGGTGATTGCGGGCGCGACGCGGCCGGAGCAGGTTCACGCCAACGCCGCCGCCGCGGGGTGGAAGCTCACGGCGGATGAACTGCGCGAGGTGGACGCGCTGCTGGCGGCGTAG
- a CDS encoding response regulator, which yields MKEQMLNILLVEDDEVDVMNVRRAFDANRISNPLFTASNGEEALQMLRGGQVPRERRLVLLDLNMPRMNGIEFLHAVRADPELARTTVVVLTTSTDERDRVEAFNLNVAGYILKPVTFGNFCEAMSTLNKYWSLVEMAE from the coding sequence ATGAAGGAGCAGATGCTGAACATTCTGCTGGTGGAGGACGACGAGGTGGACGTGATGAACGTCCGGCGCGCGTTCGACGCCAACCGCATCTCCAATCCTCTCTTCACCGCCAGCAACGGCGAAGAGGCGCTGCAGATGCTGCGCGGCGGGCAGGTGCCCCGCGAGCGCAGGCTGGTGCTGCTGGACCTGAACATGCCGCGGATGAACGGCATCGAGTTTCTGCACGCCGTCCGCGCGGACCCGGAGCTGGCGAGAACCACCGTGGTGGTGCTCACCACCAGCACCGACGAGCGTGACCGGGTGGAGGCGTTCAACCTGAACGTGGCCGGCTACATCCTCAAGCCGGTGACGTTCGGAAATTTCTGCGAGGCAATGTCCACGCTCAACAAGTACTGGTCGCTGGTGGAGATGGCGGAGTGA
- a CDS encoding response regulator: protein MTKKKAAGSARAEGAGAADQAPLRVLIVDDDLVDRMAVRRKLAQTGLAVQTGEAEGVLDAINRLAEEHYDCVLLDFNLPDGDGLTFLRGLRTAGMSVPVVMLTGQNDPRVVADLVTAGAADYLPKSLLTPERLLQALGRCCDGNGAVRAALPGPG from the coding sequence GTGACGAAGAAAAAGGCCGCGGGATCCGCGCGGGCGGAAGGCGCGGGCGCGGCGGATCAGGCTCCGCTGCGCGTGTTGATCGTGGATGACGACCTGGTGGACCGGATGGCGGTGCGGCGCAAGCTGGCGCAGACGGGGCTGGCGGTGCAGACCGGCGAGGCGGAGGGGGTGCTGGACGCCATCAACCGGCTGGCGGAGGAGCACTACGACTGCGTGCTGCTGGACTTCAACCTTCCCGACGGCGACGGGCTCACTTTTCTGCGCGGGCTGCGGACGGCGGGGATGTCGGTTCCCGTGGTGATGCTGACCGGGCAGAACGATCCGCGGGTGGTGGCGGACCTGGTGACGGCGGGCGCGGCGGATTACCTGCCCAAGTCGCTGCTGACGCCGGAACGGCTGCTGCAGGCGCTGGGGCGGTGCTGCGACGGCAACGGGGCCGTCCGCGCCGCGCTTCCCGGGCCGGGCTGA
- a CDS encoding dienelactone hydrolase family protein, whose product MIPTARTARFLRTYMRGGAAPLREEELRIDVGGQEREATLYLPRTRRAVPGWVVLHGLTVPGRRHRALEVFVRSLAASGAAVLVPDVPAWRALRLDVDAARQTLLSASAVLMARPEVRPGGVGAVGFSFGATHALMATADPAVRAAVRAVVAFGGYADIEKGVHTLLTGEHEWAGVRHVIDPDPYGRWIMVGNYLTAVPEFAAMEGVARGALSLAVEAGHRGKGSWEADYDGMKAEIRAGLSAAEREVWDVVAPPAGTPMPDREAARALAARFAPAVLRANPGLDARVVLPRLGGRIVLSHGRADRLVPYTETLRIQSLLPAEADVSVAITGLFAHSAHAGAMHPFTRAREAGVFIRLLNQALGSV is encoded by the coding sequence ATGATCCCTACGGCGAGGACCGCGCGCTTTCTGCGGACGTACATGCGCGGCGGCGCGGCGCCGCTGCGCGAAGAAGAGTTGAGGATCGACGTCGGCGGCCAGGAGCGCGAGGCGACGCTGTACCTGCCGCGCACGCGCCGCGCGGTGCCTGGATGGGTGGTGCTGCACGGGCTGACGGTGCCCGGACGCCGCCACAGGGCGCTGGAGGTGTTCGTGCGGTCGCTGGCGGCTTCCGGCGCGGCGGTGCTGGTGCCGGACGTGCCCGCGTGGCGCGCGCTGCGGCTGGACGTGGACGCCGCGCGGCAGACGCTGCTGTCCGCCTCCGCCGTGCTGATGGCGCGGCCGGAGGTGCGGCCCGGCGGCGTGGGCGCGGTGGGCTTTTCCTTCGGCGCCACGCACGCGCTGATGGCGACGGCGGACCCGGCGGTGCGCGCGGCGGTGCGGGCCGTGGTGGCGTTCGGAGGCTACGCGGACATCGAAAAGGGCGTGCACACACTGCTGACCGGCGAGCACGAGTGGGCCGGCGTGCGGCACGTCATCGATCCGGACCCGTACGGGCGGTGGATCATGGTGGGCAACTACCTGACCGCCGTCCCCGAATTCGCGGCGATGGAGGGCGTGGCGCGGGGCGCGCTGTCGCTGGCGGTGGAGGCGGGGCACCGCGGCAAGGGCTCGTGGGAGGCGGACTACGACGGGATGAAAGCGGAGATCCGCGCCGGGCTGTCCGCCGCGGAGCGCGAGGTGTGGGACGTGGTGGCGCCGCCCGCGGGAACGCCCATGCCGGACCGCGAGGCGGCGCGGGCGCTGGCCGCACGCTTTGCCCCCGCGGTGCTGCGCGCCAATCCGGGGCTGGACGCGCGCGTGGTGCTCCCCCGCCTGGGCGGGCGCATCGTGCTTTCGCACGGGCGCGCGGACCGGCTGGTTCCGTACACGGAAACGCTGCGCATCCAGTCGCTGCTTCCGGCGGAGGCGGACGTGTCCGTGGCCATCACCGGGCTGTTCGCGCACTCCGCGCACGCGGGCGCCATGCACCCGTTCACGCGCGCGCGCGAGGCCGGCGTCTTCATCCGGCTGCTGAACCAGGCGCTGGGCTCGGTCTGA
- a CDS encoding putative glycolipid-binding domain-containing protein, with the protein MADTILWRSMDEPGHEAVRLERGADGWILRGTAVLLHEGRACRLDYTVRTDEAWRSTGARVQGWMGDEPVDVTIAVGADGHWTLNGAEVPEVAGCVDVDLNFSPSTNLLPIRRLGLDVGGEGEVHAAWLRFPSFRLERLQQTYRRTGELSYRYESADGAFMRDLDVNAAGLVTRYPGLWEAEPVGG; encoded by the coding sequence ATGGCGGACACGATTCTCTGGCGGTCGATGGACGAGCCCGGGCACGAAGCCGTGCGGCTGGAGCGCGGCGCGGACGGGTGGATTCTGCGCGGCACGGCCGTGCTGCTGCACGAGGGCCGCGCCTGCCGGCTGGACTACACGGTGCGCACGGACGAGGCGTGGCGGTCCACCGGCGCGCGCGTGCAGGGGTGGATGGGCGACGAGCCGGTGGACGTCACCATCGCCGTGGGCGCGGACGGGCACTGGACGCTGAACGGAGCGGAGGTGCCGGAGGTGGCGGGATGCGTGGACGTGGACCTCAACTTCAGCCCCTCCACCAACCTGCTCCCCATCCGCCGGCTGGGATTGGACGTGGGCGGCGAGGGGGAGGTGCACGCGGCGTGGCTGCGCTTTCCCAGCTTTCGGCTGGAGCGGCTGCAGCAGACGTATCGCCGCACGGGCGAACTCTCGTACCGATACGAGAGCGCGGACGGCGCCTTCATGCGCGACCTGGACGTGAACGCGGCGGGGCTGGTCACGCGGTATCCGGGGCTCTGGGAAGCCGAGCCCGTCGGCGGATGA
- a CDS encoding quinone-dependent dihydroorotate dehydrogenase, which yields MYDAFRPLLFSLDPEQAHHAGTGALNAALAAAPARALARAVYDVRHPALATEAFGIRFPNPVGLAAGFDKSGASFNALGALGFGSVEIGTVTALGQPGNPAPRLFRLPPDGALLNRMGFNNPGAEAVAARLRRTRIEPVLGINLGKSKATPLEEAAGDYLRSLELLEAFAAYLVVNVSSPNTPGLRQLQDAAPLRALLHALRARGAELAAARGGLPRPILLKIAPDLTDAQVEEAVGIAREEGMAGIIATNTTVSRDGLRTPAAEVERMGMGGISGAPVRRRALEVVARIRRTTGGALPIIGVGGIFSADDAWRMVRAGASLVQVWTGFIYQGPSIARDINRGLLARLRAEGAAHLSDVVGMDVR from the coding sequence CTGTACGACGCATTCCGCCCGCTTCTGTTCTCGCTGGATCCCGAGCAGGCCCACCACGCGGGCACCGGCGCGCTCAACGCCGCGCTGGCCGCCGCGCCCGCGCGTGCCCTGGCCCGCGCCGTGTACGACGTGCGCCACCCCGCGCTGGCAACGGAGGCGTTCGGCATCCGCTTTCCCAACCCCGTGGGGCTGGCCGCCGGCTTCGACAAGTCCGGCGCGTCGTTCAACGCCCTGGGCGCGCTGGGCTTCGGGTCCGTCGAGATCGGCACGGTGACGGCGCTGGGGCAGCCGGGCAACCCCGCGCCACGCCTGTTCCGTCTTCCGCCGGACGGCGCGCTGCTGAACCGCATGGGCTTCAACAACCCCGGCGCGGAGGCGGTGGCGGCACGGCTGCGGCGCACGCGCATCGAGCCGGTTCTGGGCATCAACCTGGGCAAGAGCAAGGCGACGCCGCTGGAGGAAGCCGCGGGCGACTACCTGCGCAGCCTGGAACTGCTGGAGGCGTTCGCCGCCTATCTGGTCGTCAACGTCAGTTCGCCCAACACGCCGGGCCTGCGGCAGTTGCAGGACGCGGCGCCGCTGCGGGCCCTGCTGCACGCCCTGCGCGCCCGCGGAGCGGAGCTGGCCGCGGCACGCGGCGGGCTTCCCCGCCCCATCCTGCTCAAGATCGCGCCGGACCTCACGGACGCGCAGGTGGAGGAGGCGGTGGGCATCGCGCGGGAGGAGGGGATGGCGGGGATCATCGCCACGAATACGACGGTCAGCCGCGACGGGCTGCGGACGCCCGCGGCGGAGGTGGAGCGGATGGGGATGGGCGGCATCAGCGGCGCCCCGGTGCGCCGGCGGGCGCTGGAGGTCGTCGCCCGGATCCGGCGGACGACGGGCGGCGCGCTTCCCATCATCGGCGTGGGCGGCATCTTTTCCGCGGACGACGCGTGGCGGATGGTGCGCGCCGGGGCCAGCCTGGTGCAGGTGTGGACGGGGTTCATCTACCAGGGACCATCGATCGCGCGCGACATCAACCGAGGCCTGCTGGCCCGGCTGCGCGCGGAGGGCGCCGCGCACCTGTCCGACGTGGTGGGGATGGACGTCCGATGA
- a CDS encoding ATP-binding protein, with translation MSTQDPRPATTPAASALFAGEGEMRARCRAMDWAATPLGPVEQWPATLRWMVRTAMDSPFPMNLWCGAELVLIYNDGYRHVLGDKHPSSLGRRGADVWQEIWPEIAPMFQQIRADGPPVYADDAPFVIERAGVDDTALAPGEPNAWFTFALSPVRSDDGEIVAFLNVVSETTPRILAERQLKTERGRLAEIFERAPAFIATLRGPEHVFETSNPLYQQLVGHRDVIGRPVGEALPEVVEQGFVELLDRVYTTGEAFVGTEARVLLQSTPGAEPAEHILNFIYQPITEADGTVSGIFVHAVDVSEQVRARQRVERLEERLRVALESNDIGTWDFEPATGRLEWDARTRRILGAAPDAPVDYGIFLERLHPEDREHADQAVQRALDPAGDGAYAVEYRVELPDRGTRWIRASGRGLFDPERAHAVRFTGIVTDVTERREAEAERERLLREAQTQRARLTQIFTEAPAVMALYSGPEHVVTMVNPTWETTVGKPGALGRPFRDVFPEFAPTGLYELLDRTYETGVPFVDPEVNVPLERWGVVEDTWWNLVWRPLESDDADRRDILVHAVEVTAQVRARREVEQKAEELARLARALEASNRELDQFAYVASHDLKAPLRGIANLSQWIEDDLADRFTEESHQHMRLLHGRVHRMEALIDGVLQYSRAGRTHTEPERVDTDALVEEIVDLIAPPENVRVVVKPGMPVLVTERLPLQQVFMNLVNNGVKYGASGGMVEVSARDAADGGCEFTVRDHGPGIAPEYHERIFAIFQTLEARDKVEGTGIGLSIVKKTVESRGGRVWVDSAPGRGTAFHFTWPARRVEGEGQ, from the coding sequence GTGAGCACACAGGATCCACGGCCGGCCACCACGCCGGCCGCCTCCGCGCTTTTTGCGGGCGAAGGAGAAATGCGCGCGCGCTGCCGCGCCATGGACTGGGCGGCCACGCCGCTGGGCCCGGTGGAGCAGTGGCCCGCCACGCTGCGCTGGATGGTCCGCACCGCGATGGACTCGCCCTTTCCCATGAACCTGTGGTGCGGGGCGGAACTGGTGCTCATCTACAACGACGGCTACCGGCACGTGCTGGGCGACAAGCACCCGTCGTCGCTGGGCCGCCGCGGCGCCGACGTGTGGCAGGAGATCTGGCCCGAGATCGCGCCGATGTTCCAGCAGATCCGCGCCGACGGCCCGCCCGTGTACGCCGACGACGCGCCCTTCGTCATCGAGCGCGCGGGCGTGGACGACACCGCGCTGGCGCCCGGCGAGCCGAACGCCTGGTTCACCTTTGCGCTCAGCCCCGTGCGCAGCGACGACGGTGAGATCGTCGCGTTTCTGAACGTGGTTTCAGAAACCACGCCTCGCATCCTGGCCGAACGCCAGCTCAAGACCGAGCGCGGCCGCCTGGCGGAGATCTTTGAACGCGCCCCGGCCTTCATCGCCACGCTCCGCGGTCCGGAGCACGTGTTTGAAACGTCCAATCCGCTGTACCAGCAGCTGGTGGGCCACCGCGACGTGATCGGCAGGCCGGTGGGCGAGGCGCTTCCCGAGGTGGTGGAACAGGGCTTCGTGGAGCTGCTGGACCGGGTGTACACCACCGGCGAGGCGTTCGTGGGCACCGAGGCGCGCGTGCTGCTGCAGAGCACGCCCGGCGCCGAGCCGGCGGAGCACATCCTGAACTTCATCTACCAGCCCATCACCGAGGCGGACGGCACGGTTTCCGGCATCTTCGTGCACGCGGTGGACGTGAGTGAGCAGGTGCGCGCGCGGCAGCGGGTTGAGCGGCTGGAGGAGCGGCTGCGGGTGGCGCTGGAATCCAACGACATCGGCACGTGGGACTTTGAGCCCGCCACCGGCCGGCTGGAGTGGGACGCGCGCACCCGCCGCATTCTGGGCGCCGCGCCCGACGCCCCGGTGGACTACGGCATCTTTCTGGAGCGCCTGCACCCGGAGGACCGCGAGCACGCGGACCAGGCGGTGCAGCGCGCGCTGGACCCCGCCGGGGACGGCGCATACGCGGTGGAATACCGGGTGGAGCTGCCGGACCGGGGCACCCGGTGGATCCGCGCCAGCGGCCGGGGCCTGTTTGACCCGGAGCGGGCGCACGCGGTGCGTTTTACCGGGATCGTGACGGATGTGACGGAGCGGCGCGAGGCCGAGGCGGAGCGCGAGCGGCTGCTGCGCGAGGCGCAGACCCAGCGCGCGCGCCTGACGCAGATCTTTACGGAGGCGCCCGCCGTGATGGCGCTGTACAGCGGGCCGGAACACGTGGTCACCATGGTGAACCCCACCTGGGAAACCACGGTGGGCAAGCCCGGCGCGTTGGGCCGGCCGTTCCGCGACGTCTTTCCGGAGTTCGCGCCGACGGGGCTGTACGAGCTGCTGGACCGCACGTACGAAACGGGAGTGCCGTTCGTGGACCCCGAGGTGAACGTGCCGCTGGAGCGGTGGGGCGTGGTGGAAGACACCTGGTGGAACCTGGTGTGGCGCCCGCTGGAAAGCGACGACGCCGACCGGCGCGACATCCTGGTGCACGCGGTGGAGGTCACGGCCCAGGTGCGCGCGCGGCGCGAGGTGGAGCAGAAGGCGGAGGAGCTGGCGCGGCTGGCCCGCGCGCTGGAGGCCAGCAACCGCGAGCTGGACCAGTTCGCGTACGTGGCCAGCCACGACCTCAAGGCCCCGCTGCGCGGCATCGCCAACCTGTCGCAGTGGATCGAGGACGACCTGGCGGACCGCTTCACCGAGGAGTCGCACCAGCACATGCGGCTGCTGCACGGCCGCGTGCACCGCATGGAGGCGCTGATCGACGGCGTGCTGCAGTACTCGCGCGCCGGCCGCACCCACACCGAGCCGGAGCGGGTGGACACCGACGCGCTGGTGGAGGAGATCGTGGACCTGATTGCCCCGCCGGAGAACGTGCGCGTGGTGGTGAAGCCGGGAATGCCGGTGCTGGTGACGGAACGGCTTCCGCTGCAGCAGGTGTTCATGAACCTGGTGAACAACGGGGTCAAGTACGGCGCATCGGGCGGGATGGTGGAGGTGTCGGCGCGCGACGCGGCGGACGGCGGGTGCGAGTTCACCGTGCGCGACCACGGTCCGGGGATCGCGCCGGAGTACCACGAGCGCATCTTCGCCATCTTCCAGACGCTGGAGGCGCGCGACAAGGTGGAGGGAACGGGGATCGGGCTGTCCATCGTCAAGAAGACGGTGGAAAGCCGCGGAGGACGGGTGTGGGTGGATTCGGCGCCGGGCCGGGGCACGGCGTTCCACTTCACGTGGCCGGCGCGCCGGGTGGAAGGAGAGGGCCAATGA